Proteins found in one Aneurinibacillus uraniidurans genomic segment:
- a CDS encoding H-type small acid-soluble spore protein, with protein MDSKRAQEIMQAHDKIRVHFEGMPIWIDNVDERSKTARVHTMENPEDKKTVALSELEEMKQ; from the coding sequence ATGGATAGTAAGCGTGCTCAGGAGATTATGCAGGCACATGATAAAATACGGGTTCATTTTGAAGGTATGCCGATTTGGATTGACAATGTGGATGAGCGAAGTAAAACAGCAAGAGTGCATACAATGGAAAATCCAGAGGATAAGAAGACAGTAGCTTTAAGTGAACTCGAAGAAATGAAACAGTGA
- a CDS encoding cation acetate symporter, which yields MLQTLLEPKMILTILLMGTIVYITYLTKKSSTASDYFVGGRSFGWFTNGSAIGGDYLSAATFLGIAGLTFQLGYDGAYYAFCFSIGLTLLAIFVAGPLRRFGAYTVADFLAYRFHSKRARLAAVAVVLAISGFYAAPQLLGAAQILSMFFGTTYEFGIIFTCTVMVFYVGIGGMKGTTINQALELWIRLGAFVLMAAAAVYGGLHYDRILAAINEFHGSIAGTAQFAKDGKDVAFDGASWTGTGHYFPTFWQTISMTIGLSLGTIGLPHILLRFYTNPSAKAARKSALMAIGIASVFFFFAVYLGAVGRAVFLSGSASPEVMKDLVAGGNNMVIPSTAQALGGEWLLGLVIAGAFAAIFSNLSGLFIASSGALAHDLYATFMRKNITERERVIAGKVAIVILAFLYGALGLMVKTASIGHLVALAFTVAASTFTPIFILGIWWRGMTEKGAIAGLVIGLAVSMFMIFCSSMLPAFLQFKVPGLITVPVGFLSVYIVSKLDRKVPADVNDFMRKVHSKESEAA from the coding sequence ATGCTCCAAACACTACTCGAACCTAAAATGATCTTAACCATCCTTTTGATGGGTACGATTGTTTATATTACGTATTTAACAAAGAAAAGCTCTACTGCTTCCGATTACTTTGTAGGTGGCCGAAGCTTCGGCTGGTTCACCAATGGTTCAGCCATTGGTGGTGATTATCTGAGCGCCGCAACGTTTCTCGGTATCGCAGGTCTGACGTTCCAGCTTGGATATGATGGCGCTTACTATGCGTTTTGTTTCTCTATCGGTCTAACGTTGCTTGCGATTTTTGTTGCTGGACCGCTTCGCCGTTTTGGAGCTTACACAGTCGCTGACTTCCTAGCATATCGCTTTCACAGTAAACGCGCTCGTCTGGCTGCAGTAGCCGTTGTTCTTGCGATTTCCGGATTTTATGCAGCTCCGCAGCTTCTCGGTGCTGCTCAAATTTTAAGCATGTTTTTCGGCACAACCTATGAATTCGGTATTATTTTTACGTGTACAGTTATGGTTTTCTACGTAGGTATTGGCGGTATGAAAGGTACGACAATTAACCAGGCTCTTGAGCTTTGGATTCGTCTTGGTGCCTTTGTATTAATGGCAGCTGCTGCTGTCTATGGCGGTCTTCATTACGATAGAATTCTTGCAGCGATTAATGAGTTCCATGGATCTATTGCAGGTACTGCCCAATTTGCAAAGGACGGAAAAGATGTAGCTTTTGACGGTGCTTCCTGGACCGGAACAGGTCATTATTTCCCTACATTCTGGCAAACAATTTCCATGACAATCGGTCTGTCACTTGGTACGATCGGTCTGCCTCACATCCTGCTTCGCTTCTATACAAACCCAAGTGCAAAAGCAGCTCGGAAATCAGCCTTGATGGCAATCGGTATTGCAAGCGTATTCTTTTTCTTTGCAGTTTACCTTGGTGCTGTCGGACGCGCTGTTTTCCTTAGTGGTTCTGCAAGCCCTGAAGTTATGAAGGATCTCGTAGCAGGTGGTAATAACATGGTTATTCCATCTACGGCACAAGCTCTCGGTGGCGAATGGTTGCTTGGTCTCGTAATTGCCGGTGCTTTTGCTGCAATCTTCTCTAACCTCTCGGGTCTGTTTATTGCAAGTTCTGGAGCTCTTGCACATGATCTGTACGCGACGTTTATGCGTAAAAACATTACAGAGCGTGAGCGTGTTATTGCAGGTAAAGTAGCAATCGTAATCCTTGCTTTCCTGTATGGTGCACTTGGCCTCATGGTAAAAACAGCATCCATCGGTCACCTCGTTGCCCTTGCATTTACAGTAGCTGCTAGTACGTTTACTCCTATTTTTATTCTTGGTATCTGGTGGCGTGGTATGACCGAGAAAGGCGCAATTGCTGGTCTTGTAATCGGTCTTGCGGTTTCCATGTTTATGATCTTTTGCTCTTCTATGCTGCCAGCATTCCTGCAGTTTAAAGTTCCAGGACTTATTACAGTACCTGTTGGCTTCCTGTCTGTGTACATTGTATCCAAGCTGGATCGGAAAGTACCAGCCGATGTTAATGATTTCATGCGTAAGGTACACTCTAAAGAATCAGAAGCCGCCTAA
- a CDS encoding helix-turn-helix transcriptional regulator: MYIIQLLMQDTEEKEKISTWMREGFDTCCQVEEITELPVESFHILLIEIHTLFDWVKVNRVRKRNPKCRIIPILSPAILATSPIAMEMKLPSLFIKPLKKSLLYRTLKRNLKALSEELESPVNYQDIYEQVSHQSERDVRPFQEAFLRRLLRDEVRTESELIQARSFFPGEAIPNVVCFIQGFVRFPEHERPEGWNAGREIRQYVQKHLGPLVPHLFFLSYRKHMLLLLRIPEAYPSLRCWEAGQSALLSTIAELEEEQNIHLYIGVGEIYREPLALFHSYREARKARRTPPYERLSLRYHDQIADDKLIQQCSRYIIEHYTEDLTVTCVAGQVNLSPAYFSRLFKKETGRSFVEYVTFVRLQRAIWLLRHTNKTIEQIAEELGFNTPNYFSAIFKKYAGLAPSEYRGTIEIIFV; encoded by the coding sequence TTGTATATCATTCAGCTGCTTATGCAGGATACGGAAGAGAAAGAGAAGATTAGCACCTGGATGCGAGAGGGATTCGACACATGTTGCCAAGTAGAAGAAATTACAGAGCTTCCAGTAGAAAGCTTTCATATTTTATTGATCGAAATCCATACTTTGTTTGACTGGGTAAAAGTAAACCGGGTTCGCAAAAGAAATCCAAAATGCCGGATCATCCCGATTTTATCACCTGCGATTCTCGCAACATCTCCAATAGCAATGGAAATGAAGCTGCCTTCTTTGTTTATAAAACCATTAAAAAAGAGTCTGCTTTATCGCACACTTAAACGAAATTTGAAAGCGTTATCAGAGGAACTAGAGAGTCCGGTAAACTACCAGGATATTTATGAGCAGGTTTCTCATCAGAGCGAGCGGGATGTTAGACCATTTCAGGAAGCTTTTTTACGACGATTGCTACGTGATGAAGTACGGACGGAATCTGAATTGATTCAGGCACGTTCTTTTTTTCCGGGAGAAGCGATCCCAAATGTCGTTTGCTTTATTCAAGGATTTGTCCGATTTCCAGAACATGAACGTCCAGAAGGCTGGAATGCAGGCAGGGAGATTCGTCAGTATGTACAGAAGCATCTCGGTCCACTTGTTCCACATCTGTTTTTTTTGTCTTACCGTAAACACATGCTTCTCTTGTTACGTATCCCAGAGGCATACCCATCTCTTCGCTGCTGGGAGGCAGGACAGTCTGCATTGCTTTCTACAATTGCGGAGCTGGAGGAAGAGCAAAATATACACCTGTATATAGGAGTTGGGGAGATCTACCGTGAACCATTAGCTTTATTTCACTCCTATCGGGAAGCACGAAAAGCAAGGAGAACCCCTCCGTATGAGCGTCTCTCTTTACGGTATCATGACCAGATCGCAGATGATAAGCTAATCCAGCAGTGTAGTCGGTATATTATTGAACACTATACAGAGGATTTAACCGTGACCTGTGTGGCAGGACAGGTGAATTTAAGCCCGGCCTATTTCAGTCGCTTGTTCAAGAAAGAAACGGGCCGGAGTTTTGTGGAGTATGTTACATTTGTCCGCCTGCAGCGTGCGATCTGGCTTTTACGACACACGAATAAGACCATTGAACAAATTGCCGAAGAGCTTGGTTTTAACACGCCGAACTACTTTAGTGCTATTTTTAAAAAATATGCAGGGTTAGCTCCGAGTGAATACCGAGGCACCATTGAAATTATTTTTGTATAA